The Bombus pascuorum chromosome 11, iyBomPasc1.1, whole genome shotgun sequence genome has a window encoding:
- the LOC132912111 gene encoding inducible metalloproteinase inhibitor protein-like gives MFRFVCVLFIALTVLCTATSAGKVACNRPHEEYRCGSACQTTCATLGLRCPIKNIRCNDACYCKEGYARYGGDTSACVPISQCNSRRSMIIQALRSEKISRYSGF, from the exons ATGTTTCGATTCGTTTGTGTATTGTTCATCGCTTTAACGGTGCTTTGTACCG ctACATCCGCTGGAAAAGTAGCCTGTAACAGGCCACACGAGGAATATCGTTGTGGGTCGGCCTGTCAAACAACTTGCGCTACTTTAGGTCTACGTTGTCCCATTAAGAATATC AGATGTAACGATGCCTGTTATTGCAAAGAAGGATACGCCAGATATGGCGGTGATACTAGCGCGTGTGTTCCCATAAGCCAGTGTAATAGCAGACGTTCGATGATCATTCAGGCTTTACGATCGGAAAAAATCTCTAGATATTCTGGCTTTTAA